The proteins below are encoded in one region of Silene latifolia isolate original U9 population chromosome 2, ASM4854445v1, whole genome shotgun sequence:
- the LOC141644390 gene encoding U-box domain-containing protein 6-like, which produces MDAAELEENLFAISDAKLHGGLCKILSEIYCKVMTIFPVLEEARPRSRTGIQALCSLHVALEKARNLLQHCSECSKLYLAITGDSIVLKFEKTKCVLIDSLRRVEDIIPESIGCQIQDIVSELEGIAFSLDPAEKQIGDDIISLLQHGIKFEDNSYDNNELESFHQAASKLGITSSRAALAERRSLKKLIDKARIEEDKRKESIVAYLLHLMRKYSKLFRGDLGDDQDSQGSGPCSPTVQGSSEDGRALDRHLYNINSFNFRPSLAFRPNGRRSEQIPVPPEELRCPISLQLMYDPVIIASGQTYERVCIEKWFNDGHNTCPKTQQQISHLGLTPNYCVKGLIASWCEQNGVPIPDGPPESLELNYWRLALSDSESVQSRSTDSGNSAKLNGVKIGPLKNDGNENGEGNDVSEGDSEGPGQGESDENVIEIYENFLAVLNGEEGLNMKLKVVEEIRRLLKDDEEARMLMGAHGFVEALVCFLKSAVDEGNDMALEGGAMALFNLAVNNNRNKKLMLDAGVITILEQIMSDPDSYGLVAALYLNLSCLEEAKPILGSSNALSFLMNLLITKTDPQWKLDALHALFNISTCPSNIPNLLQSGIVDGLLLLLVEPRVRTWTEKSIAVLINLGSNCTAKEAIISAPGLVGALATILDTGEPIEQEQAVSCLLILCNGHENCSQMVLQEGVIPSLVSLQVNGTPRGRDKAQKLLMLFREQRQRDTSPERVIRSPSVREFTAPPRDMKPLSKSSSERAMPLDPKPLSKVGSRRKLGKKFSFLWKS; this is translated from the exons ATGGATGCTGCTGAGCTTGAAGAGAATCTTTTTGCAATCAGTGATGCCAAG TTACATGGTGGTTTGTGCAAGATATTGTCTGAAATATACTGTAAAGTGATGACTATCTTTCCAGTCCTGGAAGAGGCACGTCCACGCAGTAGGACAGGAATTCAGGCCTTATGTTCACTGCATGTTGCTCTCGAGAAGGCTAGAAATCTTTTACAACATTGCTCGGAGTGTAGCAAATTGTACCTG GCCATTACCGGAGATTCTATTGTTTTGAAGTTTGAGAAGACAAAATGTGTTCTTATAGACAGCTTGAGGCGGGTTGAAGATATCATTCCCGAATCTATTGGCTGTCAG ATTCAAGATATTGTGAGTGAACTAGAGGGGATTGCTTTCTCCCTCGATCCAGCAGAAAAACAAATCGGTGATGACATTATTTCATTGCTTCAGCATGGTATAAAATTTGAAGACAATTCCTATGACAACAATGAGCTCGAGTCTTTCCACCAAGCTGCATCTAAACTTGGCATTACATCTTCCCGGGCTGCTCTTGCTGAAAGAAGATCTCTTAAGAAACTCATTGACAAAGCCCGTATCGAAGAAGACAAACGAAAGGAATCAATTGTTGCTTACCTTTTACATCTTATGAGAAAGTATTCAAAGTTGTTTAGAGGCGACCTTGGTGATGACCAGGATTCCCAAGGCTCTGGACCTTGTTCTCCCACTGTACAAGGATCTTCAGAGGATGGAAGAGCACTTGACCGTCACCTGTATAATATTAATTCATTCAACTTTAGGCCATCACTTGCTTTTAGGCCAAACGGTAGAAGGTCCGAACAAATACCCGTTCCACCGGAAGAGCTGAGGTGTCCAATCTCGCTGCAGCTTATGTATGACCCAGTCATCATTGCCTCTGGACAAACTTACGAACGTGTTTGCATTGAGAAGTGGTTTAATGACGGACATAACACTTGCCCGAAGACTCAACAGCAAATCTCTCATCTCGGTTTAACTCCTAATTACTGTGTAAAGGGCCTCATTGCTAGTTGGTGTGAGCAGAATGGTGTTCCTATTCCTGATGGGCCTCCTGAGTCTCTTGAACTCAACTACTGGAGGCTTGCGTTGTCTGATAGTGAGTCAGTTCAGTCTAGGTCTACAGATAGCGGCAACTCTGCCAAGTTAAACGGGGTGAAAATAGGGCCGCTGAAAAATGATGGGAATGAAAACGGTGAAGGAAATGATGTCAGTGAAGGTGATAGTGAAGGCCCAGGGCAGGGGGAGAGTGATGAAAATGTCATTGAAATATATGAGAACTTCTTGGCAGTCCTAAATGGAGAAGAAGGATTGAATATGAAGTTGAAAGTCGTGGAGGAGATAAGGAGGCTGCTAAAAGATGACGAAGAAGCAAGAATGTTGATGGGTGCTCATGGGTTTGTTGAAGCACTTGTATGCTTTTTGAAATCTGCAGTCGATGAAGGGAATGACATGGCACTGGAAGGGGGAGCTATGGCACTCTTCAACCTTGCTGTTAACAATAACAG AAACAAGAAATTAATGTTGGATGCCGGAGTCATTACCATACTAGAGCAGATAATGTCTGATCCTGATTCTTATGGACTAGTAGCTGCCCTCTATCTTAACCTATCGTGCCTTGAAGAAGCAAAACCCATATTAGGATCAAGCAATGCCCTTTCCTTTCTAATGAACCTTCTCATAACCAAAACCGACCCACAATGGAAACTCGATGCCCTTCACGCTCTTTTCAACATCTCCACTTGTCCGTCCAATATTCCAAACCTCCTCCAGTCGGGTATTGTCGATGGTCTACTACTGCTTCTAGTTGAGCCCAGGGTTAGGACATGGACCGAGAAATCAATAGCCGTTCTCATAAACTTGGGATCAAATTGTACAGCAAAAGAGGCTATTATATCAGCTCCTGGCCTTGTGGGTGCACTTGCAACCATATTAGACACTGGTGAGCCCATTGAGCAAGAACAAGCGGTTTCATGTCTTTTGATTCTTTGCAATGGGCATGAGAATTGCAGTCAAATGGTTCTCCAAGAAGGTGTCATCCCGTCATTGGTATCTCTCCAAGTCAATGGGACACCCCGAGGCCGAGATAAGGCTCAGAAGCTTCTAATGCTGTTCCGTGAGCAGAGGCAGCGGGATACGTCCCCTGAACGAGTCATTCGGTCTCCTTCAGTCCGGGAATTTACAGCTCCACCTCGGGATATGAAGCCGCTGAGCAAGTCAAGCAGTGAAAGGGCAATGCCTCTAGATCCGAAACCCCTCAGTAAAGTCGGTTCTAGACGGAAGCTAGGAAAGAAATTTAGTTTCTTATGGAAAAGCTAG